The region GGGAATGCACAGAAATGTTTCTCTGACATCAGAAGGTGGGCATAAGAAGAGAAGAGATCATAGGTCTCAGGTTCTTGATGGCCAAGTAATTAAACCCTAATGCAAAATAGACATTTCCCCTAAATTACCGCTTTCTTACCAGTCTTCCCTCTCTTTTGGCCTCTTACCTGGTACTTCTGGACAACCTCCTCCATGAGGAATGTGTGGTGACTACAGTGCTCCTGAGACCACTCACAAAGTCAGCAAATGACCTTCCCATCTTTCTCATAGAAGAGCAGGAATTTCTCTCTTGCTCCTCCAGGCTCACCTTGAAATCTCTGAACCTCTCTACTTACATTGGCGAGGTGCCAATTAGGCCTCAGGTTTCCAAGCTCGTGACTGGTTCTGCACACAGAGCAGCTACACTCTTTCTTTTGCTTGATCATGGACCCCCCTTGTTGTTTGCACTGATGCAAGCGCTTTTTTTGCACCAAGTATGACCATAGTTAAGGCTCAGGGGTTCTGTCAGAAGCTTCAGGCAAATGGGGCAAGTCATCTCCTCCTGTAGGTTCACCAGTTTTCCTGAAGCCACGGTAACTGTCCCCCTGCTCCTACCCATCCTGACTTCTGAGGGTTCTCTTGTCCACAGATCCTTGTGTAATTGGGAAAGATAATTGGGGTAGAGTTAAGAAAGGTAGAAATACATGATATCAGTTGCTGCTTATAAATCAAATACAGGCCAAGGTTAAATTACTGAaggatataaaaagaaacatgcaAAAACAAGGATCCCAGTGACCTGGCCAAAAGAACATTTCATAATAATGTTAAATACTTTACTATCAGTTCATAGTTTGTATCATGTGGCAAATTCCATACGTATCTGTGCAGTGATTCTTGCTATTTAATTTTACTAAACAAAAGTTGTCCTGATACGTTTTCTACTAAGATACTTTATGACCCGCCATCCATCCTACTTTTTCTTTCCCATGCCCAGGAAGCATCCTCGATATAAAAAAGCTGAAAACACTTAAAGCCTTTGGGTTTTTATATCCACTCTTCTCTCAGCATTGGATGCTGCCACTGATACCAGTATCACTCTTATACCTCAGTAAACTCTCtcctaaccagtcaatcctataggatatcagtcctgaatattcactggaaagactgatactgaaactgaagctccagtactttagccacctgaggcaaagaactgactcattggaaaagactctgatgccgggaaagattgaaggcaagaggagaagggaacggcagaggatgaggtggctggatggcatcacagacttgatgggcatgagtttgagcaagctccaggagttggcaatggacagggaagcctggagagctgcagcccacggggtcgcaaagagtcagacaggactgagtgactgatcggaactgaactgaactgaaattcgcTCCTCATATATTCTCTCATCAAAAAGACTTGATCTAAGTTACTTACATTGTAACCACTGCCATCATTTGCTGTAGATTTACAATgatttccaggcttccctggcagctcagctggtaaagaatctgcctgcaatgcaggagaccctgttcaattcctaagtagggaagatcccctggagaagggataggctacccactccagcattcttaggcttcccttatagctcagctggtaaagaatccacctgaaatgtgggacacctgggttccatccctgggttgggaaaatccctggagaagggaatggctacccactccagaattctggctaggagaattccatggactgtgtagtccatgagattgcaaagagtcagacgtgactgagcaactttcacatacaaTGATTTTCCATTTCATCATGACATAACATATGACAATGTGTTTGTAGACACATAAGAGAAAATCCTTTATCTGATGTGTAAATGGAGATGATAACTTACAATAATCATGTATCTTCAATACACAAAATTAGGTTGAACCTAATATATTAGGGGTCCTCCTTCAGAGACCTATCTTCTACCCCAATgagtataagaaaagaaaagagatttcaTGAACCTAGTTAATACTCAGAGCAATGGGTAATatggaaatgaagaaatagaaaccaaCTGGGAACTTCTGCAAAATCTTTACTATGTAAACAGTGATTTCACCTTGGCCTGAAAATATGTCAAGGATATTGATAGGAATCTAACTATGTATTTGTATGAGGATGGTGGAGAAGGAGTTAGTATAAATagatccataggatcacagaagTCAGATATCTAAAAGcatataaacactgatgaaatgaatatcaatcctaaggaaaaaatCCTCAAAATATTAGGCCAGATCATTCAATTAATTATCACTGATGAAGAATTGCTTGCTGGTAACAGGGCTAATATCTATACAAAGTAAGATGCATCTAAAAAGAGGACTTAAATCACTGTGCACTTGACATTCACCTGGAAAGCAACAATAAATCGAACTTTAgtcatatgtttgtatatatatttcctatatatctatatattcatACAAGAGCAGGTGTAAAAAATGCTAGTATAGAGACATACATGTTAGATTTTAAATAATGGGGTAAATAGGGATTATCCAAATATTTCCACTAGGAAACATAAGGGTTGAACTTAAagttgaggaagaagaaagaaatatgcaATGAGAAAGTGGAAAAATGTTTAGGTGGAGGAAACGATCTGTTCCTAGAAGACATAACATCTTACATAGGTTACTAAATGCCTGTACGATTGGTGGGCAGAAAACTGCTCGGATTTTGGTGgtggctcagtttgtaaagaatctgctgcaatgcaagagaccctagTTCcatcatgggttgggaagattccttaacccactccagtattcttgcctggagaattccatgggcagagtgggctacaatccacggggttgcaaagagttggaaatgacttagcgattaacactttcacttggtaTCACAAGAGGCGGAAGTGACATTAAATATGATACTTCCTAAAATATGTTACATTTAGGAGCCCAGCACTGTGAGTCAGGAGAAGTTATTAATGTTTTGTCATCAGGGAAGAGTAGGGGCATGACCAGCTATGTCCTTGGGCTGTGAGATGTTGGATAGACACAGAGTGAAATTGGGAAGATCAGGTAGGATGCAGGCACAACTCCTCAGGAGAGAGATGATGATAGCTGGAGGGACAGGATAATGAAGGAAAGGCAGGGCAGCAGATAAAAGTAAGAGAGAAGAGCAGGTAAGAGGACAAGATTGGGAGTTGGATGAGATATGTGCAAACAGGGTTAACATCAGTCTTGGACTCCATCCTGTAAAGATAATATTGAATTACTACTCTTCtaagtgtgtgtgcacgtgtcttttattttctgggaAACCTACAACAAAGTGGAAGGTCAGCAGTCAAGGCCACATTACTGATAGCAAAATTAGTCTGAGGTAAAGTGCATTTCCTAGAGGAGGgtgcagcaacccactccagtattcttgcctggaaaatcccatggacagaggagcctggtgggctacagtccatagggtcacatagagtcggacatgactggagcaactttGCATGCAAAGTGCATTTGGAGGTAGGAAGACTTTATATAGACCTTGAATGCCAGTTGGTAAGCACACATCTTATTTTTCACAAGAGGATTGTGACTCTTATCAACAAATATGTCTCTTTTGTGCCCCTGGAAGCTAGTGTTCACAGCCTTTTGCAAGGTAATCAGTATTTTGTAGCACTAGGTTTATCCTACCTATGAGAATGTCACATATATCCAATCTAGTTTGGTTCCTTACAAAGCTGAGATGATGGAGATGTCATACCTCCCATAAGGACCGTTTCTGAGAGCTCACCTGAAACGCTCATGCTCAGTGATGTATCTTTCTGTCCTAATACCTCCAGCTAAGCTTAGTAAACCTGATATCTCATGCCTTATCAGGTCAAGTGGGTGGCATTTGTGATCCAGATTGGAAACCACTGCTGGAGGTCAGTCAGATGGAGTATCACAGAGTGGTAACACAGTGAATCTCATTCCTCAACCTGGATTCTCTATGGCCCTGTAATTATAGTCTAGACTCAAAAGTTCTGTCAGGGGCTTGAGAAAATGGGGCTGGaagcaataaaggaaaataaagaagatcTCAAAAGATAGTCCATGTCTCGATGGTTGCCAAAGTTTGATGACAAAAGTTTAAGTTCTCCAATATAAGACAAACAGTAAGTTGCTGTGTAGGACCAACTGCtgatagtggagagttctgacaaaacgtggtccactggaagagggaaaggcaaaccattccagtactcttgccacaAGAGCTCCATGaccatgaacaggatgaaaaagcaaaaaatatgacactggaagatgagctccccaggtcagaaggtgtccagtacactactggggaagagtggagggcaattactaatagctctagaaagaatgaagtggctgggcaaAGAAGAAACAACACTTAACTGTGGATGGGtctagtggtgaaagtaaagtctgatgctataaagaacaatatggcATAGccacctggaatgttaggtctatgaatcaagggaaacaggacatggtcaagcaggagaaggcaagagtgaatatcgccatcttaggaatcagtgaactgaaactTTAACtcaaaatttaattcagatgaccattatgcctactactgtgggcaagaatcatttagaagaaatgcagtatccctcatagtcaacaaaagagtctaaaatgcagtacttgggtgcaatctcaaaaatggcagaaagatctcagttcattttcaaggcaaaccattcaacaccacagtaatccaaatctatgccccccAACCACTGATGTATAAGAAACTGAAGTTTTACCGGTTTTAGGAAGACTttcaagactttctagaactaacagcaaaaagatgtcctgttcatcataggggactggaattcaaaagtggGAACTctagagatacctggaataacaagcaaatttgaccttggagtacaaaatgaaacagaacaatGACTAAGTTTTGTcaacagaacacactggtcatagcacaaATCCTTTTCCAGCAACACAATAGACAGTCTACAAATTCATGTCACGAAATCAtcgataccaaaatcagattgattatattcaatggacatgagtttgagtaagctccaggagaagaagaggacaacagaagatgaaatgtttggatggaatcatcgactcaatggacatgagtttgagtaagctgcaggagttggtgatggacgggaaagccttgtatgctgcagtccatggagccacaaagagccagacacaactgagcaaccgaactgaactgaacattctttcagctgaagatggagaagctctatacaatcagccaaaacaagacatggagctgactgtggctcagatcaacatctttttattgtgaaattcacacttaaattgaagaaagtagggaaaatcactaggccatttgGGTATGACTTAAAcaaaatctcttatgattatacaatggaagtgacagatagattcaaggaattagatctagtagacagagtgcctgaagaactacgaaCAGAAGTTCACaacattgtagaggaggcagtggccaaaaccaccccaaagaaaaagaaatgcaagaaggcaaagaagttgtctgaggaggctttacaaatagctgaggaaagaagagaagtgaaaagcaaggagaaaaggaaaagatatacccaactgaatgcagcgTTCCAGAGAATAAtatggagagataagaaggccttccttaataaacaaggaaaaaaagtaaaggaaaacaacagaatgggaaagatgagagatctcttcaagaaaattggagatattatGGGAAAATTTCACGCAAAGAtgagcatgataaaggacagaaatggtaaggacctaacgaggcaaaagagattaagaagaggcggcaaaaatacacagaagaactgtacaaaaaaaggtcaGGACAAccttgatggtgtgatcactcacctagagccagaaatccttgaatgcgaagtcaagtgggccttaggaagcattaccacaaacaaagctagtggaggtaatggaattccggctgagctatttaaaatcctaaaagatgatgctgttaaagtctACAGTcagtatgtcaacaaatttggaaaacttaacaCTCACCACaagactgaaaaggtcagttttccttctaatcccaaagaaggacaatgccaaagaatgttcaaactaccttacaattgcactcatctcacatgctagcaaggttatgctccaaatccttcaagctaggctttagcagtacatcatccgagaacttccagatgtaccaactggtttagaaaaggcagaggaaccagagaccaaattgccaatatttattggatcatagaaaaagcaagagaatttcagaaaagcatctactactgctttactgactgcactaaagccattgactttgtggatcacaacaaactgtggaaaattcttaaagagatgggaataccagaccaccttatctgcctcctaagaaacctgttgtgggtcaagaagcaacagttagaaccttacatggaaaaatggactggttcaaaattgggaaaggagtatgtcaaggccatatattgtcacctgcttatttaacttacatgcagggtaAATCATGtgagatgccaggctggatgaatcacaaactggaatcaagatttctgggacagatatcaataatctcagatgtgcagatgataccactctaatggcagaaaatgaagagaaactaaagagccttttgatgagggttaaaaaggagagtggaaaaagtggcttaaaattcagcattgaaaaaactaaggtcatggcatcttgtccaatcacttcatggcaaatagatggggaaaaaatggaaacagtgacagatttcatttactcgggctccaaaatcactgcagatggtgactgcagccatgaaattaaaagacgctttttccttggaagattaactatgacaaacctagacagtgtattaaaaagcagatacatcactttgccaacaaaggtctatatagtcaaagctatagtttttccagtagtcatgtatggatgtgagagttggatcataaagaaggctcagcaccGAAGAACttaagcttttgaactgtggggctggaaaagactcttgagagtcccttggactgcaagtcccttggactgtccttggactgcaaggaaatcaaaccagtcaatcctgaaggaaatcaaccctgaacattcattggaagggccgatgctgaagctgaagctgaatctccaatattttggccacctgataggaagagccaactcattggaaaagacctggatgctgggaaagattgaagacaaaaggagaagagggcggcagaggatgagatggctggatagcatcactgactcaatggacatgaatttgaacaaactcggGAAGTTAGTAAAGAACAGGTGAgcttggaatgctgcagtccattaggtcacgaagagtcagacacaacttagtgactaaacaacaacaacaaaggtaggGATACAAAAAACAGCCTAGAAGTCACAAATAGCTTACCTCTGGCTGAAAATTCTATGGCAGATGGGGCTCGGATGAATGACAAAATCAGAGGTAACCATTATATCACTTTATTACTGAAGCTGTGATCCAAACATGGTTGTGGGACCTCCAATTAGTTCTCATCCCATTCAAGATCTGACCAATTTTGAGATGAATGTACCAAGAACTGATACAGAAGGGTGGATCAGAGCATGTGTTCTTCCACGTAGTCACAGAATTTATTTTACCTGCAGCACTCTAAGACCCTAATGTCAAAGCTGCTGAAGCACAACAGATGTGGAAGGAACTAGTCTTTACACGTGAAGAATGACCCCACCACTCACTAAGCGGTGACCAAGGACACACCAGCAATCAGAGAGACAGATGTGGGAACATGAGTGGCCTCTGCCTATTTCAGATAATATTTCAGATGTTTGCACCTTACAAGTTAGTCATTTGACATCTGAGCTCATGAGAATAAAATGTCACAGTATCTTAGGGGTTACAATCTATATTTGTTAACTCTGACAATAATTATGTAAAAGTTCAAACAGGAAATTTATAGACAGAactttcttcttttgtgattGCAGTGAAACTGCTTCTCTAAGTACAATAAAACCACAAATTATGgatattatatacaataaaacCACAAATTATGGATATTGTATGAAAAGAGTAATTTTTCCTAAATAGAATTGGAAAGTGAAATTgtgctttgttttatttcccaGGCATTCATCtactattatttaatataaactcCTTGCAATACTAGTAAAATAAAACCTGAAACAGTAAATTAACAAATCAGTTCTGACACCTTGTAGTAACTGGTCTGACAGGGGTGATATGTATGAGCTCAGAAAACAAGGGTCTAACACTGACCAAGGCTGAGAGGGAATAAGAAATATGTAGTAGAGATGATAATCTCTAAAGTCAACCTTGATGAAGTAAGATTTGGTCAGAAAAGGGGAAGTCCTGGTAAGGAAAGAGATTTGACTTGTGTCTCTGTCCCTGAGTACAGTGGGTATAGCTGGACTTTCTATAAGGAAGAAGGGGAATAAACACAGAGGCTCCTCTAACTTACTTCCATTTTGGGTCTCATGATGTGGTTATAATCATGCTTCTCAAACCACAAcactattgtaaaataattagcctccaattaaaattttttaaaaatcatgcttCTCTgacatcttttaatatcatgaacACCAGTCaagtaagaaaattttaaaagttaaatttagaTGTCACTGTTGTTAATGTTAGATGCTTCCACATGTCACTTCTAGAAATTCTTCCCAGGTGTTCCTCATGCCCTGATCTCTTAGCTGAGCTGGTTCTGGGTGGCAGATCCAGCTCAAAGAGAAGCATAAGCAGGTTAGGGAGGTAAGGAAGTACAGCAGTTCCGTGTCTGGACCATTGAATACCACAGAGGAAGGTCTGCCAGCTGTCACATCATCAGGCCTCTGAGCACAGACTGGCAGAGGCTGTGAGAATTTATTGATACAGTCATGCAGAAATACTAATAAGTGATacactgataaaaattaaaatagcaggACTCAAAGACCCCTTGGCCTTTGTTCCTATTGCCGTTAGAAGGAATTTTCTACCTCTTGAAAAATCAGGGATCCTGACTGTCCTCAGCAAGGTGCAATTGTAACTTACAGAATGGGAAGGCATTGCGGGTAGATTCAGCCTTGAGAAATAAACAGTCCCTCCAAGAAACAAACcaagcctttctcttcttccaaaCCCCCTTCTCCTAAGACTTCCCCTTCCCCAGACTGATCTTCAGTCAGCACTCTCAGCAGGAAGCCTGCAGGCTGGGCCATTTCCCCCTTTAGAACAGCTTCTATATATCTAATTAAACTCACCCAAGCAGATCccgttttttaaaattttttattttttggtctgtcTCAAACTCTGCCCTCCACAAACCACTGAGCTATCCTCAGATAAGAATGGATAAGTTGTGATTCCTTGGAGATGGGTGAAGTCAGGCCCTGGGCAAATGTGCTCAGGATTCACTCACCATACCAGGGGCCTGACCTCCCCTATGATGATCTGAAGTAGAAGATGAGgggaaatgaaagtaaaattctAGGGGGTGGAGTTTGGacaggaaaggaggagagaaacTATAGACCACATAGGGCCCCTGGGAAAAGACAAGGCTTTTATGCCTTAGCCTCCTGGGTCAGCGAGTGCATTTTATTCCTATCTCAGCTCTTCTCTTAGAAGCTGTTCTCAAGTCTCTTCAAAGTAATCAATCCTTTGGAAAACCAGACTTCCTGAGCAATGCAATTTCACACACCCACCTTGTCTTGTTTCCTTACTAATGAGCGgtcaggaggaaggagaaaagtaCCCCCTTTACCCCAGTGGAGACCCGCACTGAGGGCTCCCTGAGGCAGAACACTGGCATGCTCTCCCCTGGCCTGTGTCCACCAGCTGAAGTAAGTGAATCTGGCCAGTCTGTCCTATTAGGTCATGTTAGAGGAAATGGTTCAACAAATCTGAAATCACGAGCTGGTCAGTCAGAGGGGTAATCACAGAGTGGTAGTTCAATGATGCTGACATTCAGAAGCTGGATGCTATATGGCCAAAATTACATTTTTTCTAAATAGCCTCAGAAAGACTATAGAAAGTATCATTTGTTGTACAATGTTACttaatactatttaaaatataatccCTATGACCTTAACATaatcaaaatgaagcaggaaaattAGTTGATGGTGAATTTTGTGTGTCAAATCGACTGGTCGCTGGTTGCCCAGACTAGATATTCTTTCTGGGTATGTCTGTGTGGGTGTTGTTTCTAGATAAGATTAGAATTTGATGAATGGATTCAGAAGTTAACCTTCCCTGAAGTGAGTAGGCATCAAACAATTTGTTGAGGgcctataaagaagaaaaatatggaagAAGGAAGAATTCACTATTTTTGTGCCTTCCTGTCTACTTTGAACTAGGAGATagattttcttctctccctggaaAAGGACTTACACCATGGCTACCCTGGACTCAAGCCGTTAGACTTGAACTAAGTTGCACCAGCCACCAACTTTTCTGTGTCTCCAGTTTGCCTTTGGCAGATAATGGAACATCTAAGCCTCCTTGATTAAGTGAGCTAATTCATCCTGATaaatattgtacatatatatatacatttatatatacataattatgaagaatcccacagacagaggagactggtgacagtccatagggttgcaaaatcagatacaactgaagcaatgtagaatgcatgcatgcacattaaCTAATATATACAGCATATTAATTCTACTCCTCTGTTCTTTGGAGAACACTGACTAATACAgtaatggaaagtgaaagttgctcagttgtatccgattctttacaaccctatggacttagtccatgaaattcttcaggccagaatactggagtgggtaacctttcccttctccaggggctcttcccaacccagggattggacccaggtctcccacattacaggcagattctttaccagctgaaccacaagggaaggccaTGAAACAATTCCCCAATTCTGCATTAGGTGGCACAggaactctattaagaataatgacATGATTGAATTGTTCAAAGATGTGTGCCAAACAGTCATTGGTACAGTTAAGGGTACAAGGAAAATGTTGCAGGGACAAAAATGTCCAATGCATCAATCTTAATCTAGTAAGATCTGTTTAGATATGAGGAAGTCAGAGtaaactaagaaaatgaaatgaaggaaaagagcTTTGACTGGATTTACCATTGAGGGAGTCAGTCTGGGCTGCATCAAAGCCTCTCCCAAGAAGATAGGTGATAAGATAGTCACTTCTATTTTAATCTTGTTTTCTCATAAGTCTCAGGATCTTGTTATCATGCTACTTACTTGATATTTTTTCACATGATTAAAGCCAATCAAGCAtctctttgttttattaaaagtGTAAAGATGTCCCTGATGGAAATTCTTCTCACTTGTTCTTCTTGCTTCTGATCTCTCAGCTGAGCTCTGTATCTGGGTTGCAGATGGGGCTCAAGAAGGATGAGCAGGGCTAGTGACTTGGGGGGAACTGCAGTAAATCCCTGATTTTAAACTTGGACATCTTGCAGGACTTGTGAACACAGAAGAAACTGCAGAGCAGGGCACCTGTCATACCTTTAGGGCTTCCAAACCAAGAAGTGACTGGGCACTGGAAATTTATGTGGAGAGTCATACAGAAATATGAAGTTGGCCGAAAAGTTCGTTGGGGTGTTTCCATAAGATAGTACAGacaaatccaaatgaactttttggccaacttaaTACTACATTATTACACTAACAGGTGTTAAATTATTAAGCTCTCACTTTCCCCTATTTTCCCATTGAAGCACTTCTTTTTATCCCAACAGATACTGTTTGGACAagtagtcctttttttttttatctcagcTCTCAAATAGGTTGGGcaagaactggaaatggaaaagcCAAAAGACGCATGGCTGCCACCACGTGCTGTGCGTGCACTCACTGTAGCAACACTTGCCCTTCTGTCTCACTGGAGGATGAGACCCTTGACTTCATTCTGAGGATGACTGCAGCTTTTCATCTCACTAGAAAGAGTGAGGCTGGCCAAGAACAGGAAACACTGACCTATCCCTTGGCTGAGGGAGCCCAGGACAGAACTCCTGACCCTTCTTTTGTGGTAGATCATAGTGTGAACCAGGACCCTGAAAAAATGGAGATGTAACTGGGCAAACAGAGAAAAGGTTTTCCAATGAAAGAGAATTactgcaaaaatagaaaaaaaaaaatgttgaatcaaCTTTTAGCTAGTATATTCTTACATTAAAGAAGCAGTTcccataattaaaataaaagcttgGGTAGCTATGAAgagaaaaagctttttttttttaacaatgaagatatttttattatatgcacaatacagtattgttaccTACAGGCAGAATGCTGTACAGTAGATCCTAGAACTTATCCATCTTGTGTGACTGACACTTTACAGTCATTGAACAGCAACTCCTTAACAATTTTCTAAGAGCTTAGATCTCATGTTAAATATTCTTACCACCATAAAAGAGCCCATGTGATTGATAGCAGAGGATTAAATAGTAGAATCAAATAGAatgtttagagaaaataaataacaatctAGAATTGTAAATTCAGAACACTATCTGTAATGTTAAAGTAtttaaagatttaagaaaaaataaatattatacaaaATTATTTGTGATTCCTTAATCgagttattctttttcatatgaatTCATTTACCTGACTGCATCAAGTCTtagctatggcatgtgggatcctccccgCGGCATGAGGGTTCTTCGTTGCGCACATGGCTTCTCTCtagtgtggtgcatgggctccagggcacacacGCTCAGTAGTGGCCATgccgggcttagttgccccatggcatgtgggatcttagttccctggccaggcaTAGAACCCTTAtactctgcattggaaggcggattcttaaccactgcactaccaggaaagtccctaatcAAATTATTCCTTATCAGAGCAAAGCAAAGTTACTAATGTTTAAAGTAGATTaccatttcttctttcacttctgGTGCTGCTGTGCGCTCATTGGGTTTGGACCCCATACCTCTTTTGTGAAGCGGAAGCTGAGGAGACTCCAGTCCTCAACATGGTAGACAAAAGGCCCAAGGAAGATGTCAAGACTGAGAACCTCAATCATATTAATTTGAAGGTGGTGGGGCAGGATGGTCCTGTGGTGCAGTTTAAGATTCAGAGGCAAACACTGAAGGAGAG is a window of Cervus canadensis isolate Bull #8, Minnesota chromosome 11, ASM1932006v1, whole genome shotgun sequence DNA encoding:
- the LOC122449413 gene encoding small ubiquitin-related modifier 2-like; the encoded protein is MVDKRPKEDVKTENLNHINLKVVGQDGPVVQFKIQRHTPRSKLIKAYCKKKTEMEDEDTVDIFQQQDGSVY